The following proteins are encoded in a genomic region of Streptococcus sp. 29892:
- the nth gene encoding endonuclease III has protein sequence MVLSKKRARKVIEEIIALYPDAQPSLDFRNHFELVCAVLLSAQTTDAAVNKATPGLFAAFPTPQAMAAAEVKDIEPYISRLGLYRNKAKFLKECAQQLLDRHDGIVPQTREELEALAGVGRKTANVVLSVGFGIPAFAVDTHVGRICKHHDIVKKSATPQETEKRVMEVLPPELWLPAHQAMIYFGREVCHPKNPECEKFPQLYEFD, from the coding sequence ATGGTATTATCAAAGAAACGTGCAAGAAAAGTTATTGAAGAAATCATCGCCCTTTACCCTGATGCTCAACCTAGTTTGGATTTCCGCAACCATTTTGAATTGGTCTGCGCAGTACTTTTGTCAGCTCAGACAACGGATGCTGCTGTTAACAAGGCTACCCCAGGTCTATTTGCAGCCTTTCCAACACCTCAAGCCATGGCAGCAGCAGAGGTGAAGGACATCGAGCCCTACATTTCTCGCTTGGGCTTGTATCGTAATAAGGCCAAGTTTTTGAAAGAATGTGCCCAGCAGTTGTTGGACCGACATGATGGCATTGTCCCACAGACACGGGAGGAATTAGAAGCCTTAGCCGGTGTGGGGAGAAAAACGGCCAATGTGGTATTGAGTGTCGGTTTTGGCATTCCTGCATTCGCAGTCGATACCCATGTGGGTCGGATCTGCAAACACCACGACATTGTCAAAAAATCGGCTACTCCTCAGGAAACGGAAAAGCGGGTCATGGAGGTCTTACCACCAGAACTCTGGCTGCCAGCCCACCAGGCTATGATTTATTTTGGACGAGAAGTCTGCCATCCTAAAAATCCTGAGTGTGAAAAATTTCCACAATTATATGAATTTGATTAA
- a CDS encoding NAD(P)H-hydrate dehydratase: MDLQELCRQVIQERPRNSHKGTFGRALLIGGLYPYGGAIIMTALATVNSGAGLVTVATEKENIPALHSHLPEAMAFSVDDKDLLLANIKHADLVLIGPGLGDNSRAENLVDLVLENVSEKQILVLDGSALTLIAKQNRKIFPCKQVILTPHQKEWERLSAIPIDRQTSQTNLTALREFQEHTILVAKSFMTQVLQADPEQITPIKAGGPYQATGGMGDTLAGMVAGFALQFPHVGLYDRVVTATYLHSYIADQLAQQFYLVKPTDISKEIQKMMKNFQTN; the protein is encoded by the coding sequence ATGGATTTACAAGAACTTTGTAGGCAGGTCATTCAGGAACGACCTAGGAACAGCCACAAGGGAACCTTCGGCCGTGCCTTACTGATTGGTGGACTTTACCCTTACGGTGGCGCCATCATCATGACTGCCCTAGCCACTGTCAATAGCGGAGCTGGCTTGGTTACTGTCGCTACTGAAAAAGAAAATATTCCAGCACTGCATAGTCACCTACCTGAAGCCATGGCCTTTTCAGTTGATGACAAAGACTTACTCCTAGCAAATATAAAACATGCTGACCTGGTATTGATTGGTCCGGGTTTGGGGGACAATAGCCGAGCAGAAAACCTAGTTGACCTTGTACTTGAAAATGTGTCAGAAAAACAAATTCTTGTCCTGGATGGATCTGCCTTGACCTTGATAGCCAAACAGAACAGGAAAATTTTTCCCTGCAAACAAGTTATCCTAACACCCCACCAAAAAGAATGGGAAAGATTGTCTGCCATCCCCATTGACCGACAAACAAGCCAGACCAACCTAACCGCCTTAAGAGAGTTTCAAGAACATACCATTTTAGTCGCTAAGAGTTTTATGACACAAGTACTTCAAGCAGACCCCGAACAGATTACTCCCATCAAAGCAGGTGGTCCCTATCAAGCAACTGGAGGGATGGGCGACACACTTGCTGGTATGGTAGCAGGCTTTGCCCTACAATTTCCTCATGTAGGACTATATGATAGAGTTGTGACTGCCACCTACCTTCATTCCTACATCGCTGACCAACTAGCCCAGCAATTCTATCTTGTAAAACCTACAGACATTTCGAAAGAAATTCAGAAAATGATGAAAAATTTTCAAACCAACTAG
- a CDS encoding ABC transporter substrate-binding protein yields the protein MKRLYSFFLGIIAIILILWGISSKLEADSTQGTTDKLVIYNWGDYIDPELLEEFTAETGIQVDYQTFDSNESMYTKIKQGGTTYDLTIPSEYMISKMTEENMLIKLDKSKIEGLENIDPQFMGLSFDKNNDYSIPYFWGTLGIVYNETMVENTPQEWEDLWSEEYRDNIMLIDGVREVMGFGLQSLGHSLNSKNPAEIEKAAEHLYNLTPNVKAIVADEIKGYMIQDAAAIAVSFSGEASEMLDGNENLRYVVPSKGSNLWFDNMVIPKTAKNLDGAYAFMSFMLRPENALRNAEYVGYSTPIPAAKAMLDEETQNDESFYPSEETMKKMEVYDNLGQEMLGMYNDLYLQFKMYRK from the coding sequence ATGAAACGTTTATATTCATTTTTCCTAGGAATTATTGCTATTATTCTCATTCTTTGGGGAATTTCCAGTAAATTAGAAGCTGATTCAACTCAAGGAACGACGGATAAGTTGGTTATCTATAACTGGGGAGATTATATTGACCCAGAATTACTGGAAGAATTTACTGCTGAAACAGGTATTCAGGTGGATTACCAAACTTTTGATTCCAATGAATCCATGTACACTAAGATAAAGCAGGGTGGTACAACCTATGATTTGACTATTCCATCTGAGTATATGATTTCCAAGATGACCGAAGAGAATATGCTCATCAAATTGGACAAGTCGAAAATTGAAGGTTTGGAAAATATTGATCCACAATTCATGGGCTTGAGTTTTGATAAGAACAATGATTATTCCATCCCCTATTTCTGGGGTACCTTAGGAATTGTTTATAATGAAACCATGGTCGAAAATACTCCTCAGGAATGGGAAGATTTATGGTCTGAAGAATACCGTGACAATATCATGTTGATTGATGGTGTCCGTGAGGTCATGGGATTTGGCTTGCAATCGCTGGGGCATAGTCTAAATTCCAAAAATCCAGCTGAAATCGAAAAAGCTGCGGAACATCTCTATAATCTAACTCCAAATGTCAAGGCCATTGTTGCTGATGAAATCAAGGGTTACATGATACAGGATGCGGCAGCTATCGCAGTATCCTTCTCTGGTGAAGCTAGTGAAATGTTGGATGGCAATGAGAACCTGCGTTATGTTGTGCCGTCAAAAGGTTCTAACCTGTGGTTTGATAACATGGTCATTCCAAAAACTGCCAAGAATTTGGACGGTGCCTATGCCTTTATGAGTTTCATGCTCCGTCCCGAAAATGCGCTTCGCAATGCTGAATATGTTGGTTACTCAACACCAATTCCTGCAGCAAAAGCCATGTTGGATGAAGAAACTCAGAACGATGAATCCTTCTATCCTTCAGAAGAAACCATGAAGAAGATGGAAGTCTATGATAACCTCGGACAAGAGATGCTGGGAATGTACAATGACCTTTATCTCCAGTTCAAGATGTATCGGAAATAA